The following proteins come from a genomic window of Triticum aestivum cultivar Chinese Spring chromosome 6A, IWGSC CS RefSeq v2.1, whole genome shotgun sequence:
- the LOC123131628 gene encoding uncharacterized protein codes for MLRRRGLVLIQMLSSPSAATTSPLHRLISAAAPPQVHARSSILSSPRRLLSGATAPGISPTTGFAVEDYLVSTCGLTRPQALKASPKLSHLRSAANPDAVLAFLAGRGLSGADVAALVAKDPKFLCTKVDKGLSPIVAGLSGLGLSDPEMARLLSLAPHKFRCRSIVAKLHYYLPLFGGSLEKLLRAINFNTNLLCCKGRVEPNVAFLRECGLGDRDIAKLCSSIPRMVTANLERVQTMVALTKGLGVPRGSRMFRHALSAVAFLDEKKIAAKVDHLKKTVGRSDAEVSVALPKAPFLLAKSNESLQHGSEFLISEVGLEPAYIARQPSLLTYNLEGRMRPRYYVVKFLKENGLLKRDPSYYTVFKETDTYFVEKFICPHKEAAPYLAEDYAAACGGEVPARFRFT; via the coding sequence atgcTCCGGCGCCGAGGCCTCGTTCTCATCCAGATGCTctcctctccctccgccgccaccacctcccccctcCACCGCCTCATATCCGCAGCCGCCCCACCACAGGTACACGCGCGGAGCAGCATCCTCtcctctccccgccgcctcctctccggcGCCACAGCCCCCGGCATCTCCCCGACCACCGGGTTCGCCGTGGAGGACTACCTCGTCTCCACCTGCGGCCTCACCCGACCCCAGGCACTCAAGGCCTCCCCCAAGCTGTCCCACCTCAGGTCCGCCGCCAACCCCGACGCCGTGctcgccttcctcgccggccgcggcctctccggcgccgacgtcgccgccctcgtcgccaaGGACCCCAAGTTCCTCTGCACCAAGGTCGACAAGGGCCTGTCCCCCATCGTCGCGGGCCTCTCCGGCCTCGGCCTGTCAGATCCCGAGATGGCGCGCCTCCTCTCGCTCGCCCCACACAAATTCCGCTGCAGATCCATCGTCGCCAAGCTGCACTACTACCTGCCCCTCTTCGGCGGCTCCTTGGAGAAGCTGCTCCGGGCCATCAACTTCAACACCAACCTCCTCTGCTGCAAGGGGAGGGTGGAGCCCAATGTCGCGTTCCTGCGCGAGTGCGGGCTGGGTGACCGCGACATTGCCAAGCTGTGCAGCTCGATACCGAGGATGGTCACGGCCAACCTGGAGCGCGTTCAGACAATGGTGGCGTTGACCAAAGGCCTCGGCGTGCCCCGGGGGTCCAGAATGTTCAGGCATGCTCTCAGTGCCGTCGCGTTCCTCGACGAGAAGAAGATCGCAGCCAAAGTGGATCACCTGAAGAAGACGGTCGGGAGGTCGGATGCCGAGGTGAGCGTTGCTCTCCCTAAGGCCCCGTTTCTGCTCGCCAAGTCGAACGAATCGCTGCAGCACGGGTCCGAGTTCCTCATCTCTGAGGTGGGGTTGGAACCGGCGTACATTGCTCGTCAGCCGTCATTGCTCACTTACAACCTGGAGGGCCGGATGAGACCTCGGTACTACGTTGTGAAGTTTCTCAAGGAAAATGGATTGCTCAAGCGCGACCCCAGCTACTATACTGTTTTCAAGGAGACCGACACGTATTTTGTGGAGAAGTTCATATGCCCTCACAAGGAAGCTGCACCGTACCTTGCTGAAGACTATGCCGCCGCTTGTGGAGGGGAAGTGCCCGCTAGATTTAGATTTACATGA